From the genome of Pectobacterium atrosepticum:
GCGACGTATCAGACCAGTGTATGATGAAGCACTGTACGGATGAAGTAGGGTGCTAATAGAACATAGCGCTAATGAAACATGATGATAATGACATTCAGTTGCTGAGCTGCATAAAGTGGCGGGCCAGTAGCGGAGCGGTAAAGGTTTTTTTCAGGTAGAACCCTCGTGGTAAGGTCAAAATAGGTTGACCAAACTCGCCAATGGCCTCTGTTAATGCTCGACTGTTTGCCGCTTTGGGGCGTAATTGCAGTACTTCGCCATGACGGGCGGTGATGCTTTCTACTCGGCCAAGCACAATCAGGTCCATCAACTCTTCCCAGTCACAGCGTAGCTGTTCCTCTTCTTCGTCATTGGGGCTCCAGATCAGCGGCGTGCCAATACGGCGTTCTCCCAGCGGAATGTGACGCGAACCTTCCACCGGAATCCACAGTACCCGTGCGAGCTTGTGCCGTACGTGGCTGCTTTCCCACGTTACACCACTGTTGCCTGTTAACGGTGCGACGCAGACGAAGGTGGTTTCAAGCGGTTTACCCTGTTCATCAATAGGGATGGTTTTTAGCTCGACACCAATTTCAGGGAAATCCTGCTCGGGTTTGCTGCCTGCGCTCGCACCTAGAAAACGTTCCAGCAAGATGCCAATCCAGCCTTTATCGCGTTTCAGGTTAGCGGGAAGAGGCAGGAGAGCGATGTCCGCTAATTCCGCAAGATTATAGCCTGCGAGGGACTGTGCTCGTTGCAGCAAGGCTTGTTCATTTTGCGGTGCGATCGTGTGGATCGAGGGTGAATTCATAGGGTATCGCCTGATATTTTTCCGCTCAAAAAAAATACAGTAAATGGAAAATACAAATACATAGCCTGCAAGGTTGTGGAGAGAAACAATAATAGCATGATTCGTAGCGTTTTTTTTCAGTGTGACGGCGATCACTGAACGCAGTTTTGCAAACTGTGCACGTATAGCCACCGACAATGAACAGGATCTTACACTAGGTTATCCACAGATTTCTTGGATAACCCACATAAACATGAATTACTGGTTCCATTTACAGCCTTGACTCCCAGCCTTTTTGCTGTGTTTGCCTATTTATTGCCTGAGTTTGAGACATTACCTGTGGATAAAATCGGCATAGTGCGATCTTTCGCCAATCTTGCATTGTATGCCATTTGAACAAAAAATAAGGGTTAGCTATTTCAATTAAAATGGTTTGTAACATCATGAATAAAGATAACTATTTTTTAATTGTTGGTGTTTTTTTTTCTTTGTGAAAAATGAGTTTTACTCACTTCTTCATGGGTTCTGCACAAAGATGTCCACAGAAAAAGTGAATAAACTGCGAGTTCTGGTCTTCACATGTTTATAACTTTGATCTTATCTGTGGGTTATCTTACTTTTATTAGTGTCACATGCTTTCTAAGCAGTGGTTTACCGCCTGACGGGAGTGTGAAACAATCGGGCTATCTTTGCATTGATGTTTATTGAGGTAGTCCGGTGATCGATGATGATGGCTACCGCCCAAACGTTGGTATTGTAATTTGTAATCGGCAGGGGCAGGTGATGTGGGCCCGGCGCTATGGTCAGCACTCATGGCAATTTCCGCAGGGGGGAATTAACCCCGGTGAAAGTCCCGAGCAAGCGATGTACCGCGAACTGTTTGAAGAAGTCGGGTTAAGAAAAAAGGATGTGCGTGTGTTGGCATCTACCCGTAACTGGTTACGCTATAAATTACCAAAGCGTTTGGTGCGTTGGGATACAAAACCGGTCTGTATCGGCCAAAAGCAGAAATGGTTTTTGCTACAGTTGATGTGTAATGAGTCGGATATCAATATGCAGAGCAGCGGCACGCCGGAATTTGATGGCTGGCGCTGGGTGAGTTACTGGTATCCGGTACGTCAGGTCGTCTCTTTTAAGCGAGATGTTTATCGTCGCGTGATGAAGGAATTTATCAGCCCGGTGATCCTGCTTCAGGAGAGTGTTGCGGCTCGGGTGGCGACGCCACCCAGTCCTCGGCGAAAAAGAGGGTAATTCAGACACATTATGCTCACGCGCTTGCGAGAAATTGTCGAAAATGTTGCGGCAACGGCCCGCCTTAGTGATGCGCTGGACATTCTGGTCAATGAGACCTGTCAGGCTATGGACACGGAAGTCTGTTCCATTTATCTGGCCGATCACGATCGTCAATGCTATTACCTGATGGCGACGCGCGGGTTGAAAAAGCCGCGCGGGCGCACGGTTACGCTGGCGTTTGGGCAAGGCATTGTCGGGCTGGTTGGGCAACGTGCTGAGCCCATCAATCTGGCCGACGCTCGTACGCACCCCAGCTTCAAATATATCCCCGCGGTCAAAGAGCAACATTTTCGTTCTTTTCTCGGTGTTCCCATTATTTACCGTCGCCACCTGCTGGGTGTGCTGGTGGTTCAACAGCGTGAACATCGTCAGTTTGAT
Proteins encoded in this window:
- the mutH gene encoding DNA mismatch repair endonuclease MutH; the encoded protein is MNSPSIHTIAPQNEQALLQRAQSLAGYNLAELADIALLPLPANLKRDKGWIGILLERFLGASAGSKPEQDFPEIGVELKTIPIDEQGKPLETTFVCVAPLTGNSGVTWESSHVRHKLARVLWIPVEGSRHIPLGERRIGTPLIWSPNDEEEEQLRCDWEELMDLIVLGRVESITARHGEVLQLRPKAANSRALTEAIGEFGQPILTLPRGFYLKKTFTAPLLARHFMQLSN
- a CDS encoding RNA pyrophosphohydrolase, with the translated sequence MIDDDGYRPNVGIVICNRQGQVMWARRYGQHSWQFPQGGINPGESPEQAMYRELFEEVGLRKKDVRVLASTRNWLRYKLPKRLVRWDTKPVCIGQKQKWFLLQLMCNESDINMQSSGTPEFDGWRWVSYWYPVRQVVSFKRDVYRRVMKEFISPVILLQESVAARVATPPSPRRKRG